TGGCGGGCGGTCGGCCGCCCCCTCCGCGTCGGGGACGTGGAGGGCGGGTGCGGACGCCGTGACGATCGCCCGGGATGCGGGCTCGATCGTCCGGGAACCGTGGCGCCGACGGACCGGGCCCCGTAATGTCGGCCGGGCGCGACAACTTGATGAGTCAACTGCCGGGAGCCCTTTGGTGAGTCAGTCCCCGCCACCCCGTGCCGAGACCCGCGTACGCCTCGACGTGCCGACCGCCGGGCAGGGCCAGGACCGGGGCGACGTCCTCGTCCGGTGCGTCCTCTCCTCCCGGCCGGTCCTGCGCGTGGAGTGGGTCCGGGCGGTACGGGCGGCCGGGCCGGTGCGCGACGTCCGGACGGGCGGAGCGACGGGCGGCGAGGGAGCGGACCGATGAAGCGGCCGGCCGGCGCCGTCGGAAGACTGCTCACCGCACTGCGCCCGCGCGGCGCCCGCTCCGGGACACGGGCCCTCGCGGTGGACCTCGGCCGGGAGCTCCGGCACCGGATCGACGCTCCCGTCGACGTGCGGGAGCTGGCCCGGGCGCTGTGCGAGGAGATGAGCCGGCGGCGGGGCGGCCGGCCCGTCCAGCTCCGCTTCGAACGGTTCCCGGACGAGATCGAAGTGACCGGTCTGTGGATGGAGTTCGGCGACTTCGACCTGGTCGTCGTCGAGGAACGCGCGGAGACCGTTCAGCAGCTCGTCATCCTCGGCCACGAGCTGTGGCACATGAAGGAAGGGCACCGCGACCACCACGTGGACGGCGCCTCCGCCGTCGCACGCGCCGCGCTCTCGGGCCGTCCCGACTGGACCGGGACGGGCGCGCCGCCGCGACGCGAGTTCGCCCTCACCGTCGCCGCCCGTGACGGATCACGGCAGGCGGACGAGGCCCGGGCCGAGGAGTTCGGCCTGCATCTGGCGAGCGTCTTCCGCTCCTGGCTGGCCCGCCCCGGC
The window above is part of the Streptomyces sp. NBC_01428 genome. Proteins encoded here:
- a CDS encoding toxin-antitoxin system, toxin component, with amino-acid sequence MKRPAGAVGRLLTALRPRGARSGTRALAVDLGRELRHRIDAPVDVRELARALCEEMSRRRGGRPVQLRFERFPDEIEVTGLWMEFGDFDLVVVEERAETVQQLVILGHELWHMKEGHRDHHVDGASAVARAALSGRPDWTGTGAPPRREFALTVAARDGSRQADEARAEEFGLHLASVFRSWLARPGGRGTVDPVGRAIRTSLGYGPQD